From Lujinxingia vulgaris, a single genomic window includes:
- a CDS encoding class I adenylate-forming enzyme family protein, giving the protein MTELQPNFDLPAALAAHAKERPHATAWRADDLRGSATWREWATIVDRLGHLLSDAGVRAGTTVAYCGTNHPIAWSLALACAHLGASFWPLNYRWSSRELAAALGALPFELSALVVENNLEETTREALERASETSSEHRARVMERDALWADVVGDVLEWSASGIAPTPLVSNPADAAPDDDSEDRPWLIMTTGGTTGRPKHVAHTRRTIAHNARQFATMTHLRADEPVLVVAPNFHVAGFSALSAAAIATGAPLQIASRFAPDALLPLITSGRARAAVMVPTMWRALFDAARRQQTSLAMMRFGICGGAPMPPSYVEMARELGLDLLQGYGMTEAGPMVTLMPPGILGVSDPRQASAGVPPADVEVWIEDPQGNRLATGHSGQIVVRGPQLASAYLGDAHGTTQSFRDGDYLTGDFGHLDDEGFLYVEGRLDDVIISGGENVAPAEVEALLVEHPDIAQAAVLGIDDSHWGQRVVAILHPANVSQPPESSSIIDHLRPQLAGYKLPRDLRFTDTLPLTPAGKVDRRALLDLWQKLATLP; this is encoded by the coding sequence ATGACCGAGCTCCAACCCAACTTCGACCTGCCTGCGGCTCTCGCTGCCCACGCCAAAGAGCGGCCCCACGCCACGGCCTGGCGCGCCGACGACCTGCGCGGCTCGGCGACCTGGCGCGAGTGGGCGACCATCGTCGATCGCCTCGGACACCTTCTCTCAGACGCCGGGGTTCGCGCCGGCACTACCGTCGCCTACTGCGGCACAAATCACCCCATTGCCTGGAGCCTGGCGCTGGCCTGCGCCCATTTAGGAGCATCCTTCTGGCCGCTGAACTACCGCTGGAGCTCACGAGAGCTCGCCGCAGCGCTGGGCGCCCTGCCCTTTGAACTCAGCGCCCTTGTCGTCGAAAACAACCTCGAAGAGACGACCCGAGAGGCCCTGGAGCGCGCGTCCGAGACGTCTTCCGAACATCGCGCGCGCGTCATGGAGCGCGACGCCCTGTGGGCCGACGTCGTGGGTGATGTCTTAGAGTGGAGCGCCTCGGGCATTGCTCCCACTCCCCTCGTCTCCAACCCGGCGGATGCCGCTCCCGACGACGATTCGGAAGATCGTCCCTGGCTCATCATGACCACCGGCGGCACCACCGGCCGCCCGAAGCATGTCGCCCACACCCGTCGCACCATCGCCCATAACGCCCGGCAATTTGCCACTATGACGCACCTTCGCGCCGACGAGCCGGTGCTTGTGGTCGCTCCCAACTTCCACGTCGCCGGTTTTAGCGCGCTTAGCGCCGCCGCGATCGCCACGGGCGCCCCCTTGCAGATAGCCTCCCGATTTGCCCCCGACGCCCTGCTCCCGCTCATCACCTCCGGTCGTGCACGCGCCGCGGTGATGGTCCCCACCATGTGGCGCGCCCTCTTCGACGCTGCCCGTCGCCAGCAGACCTCACTCGCCATGATGCGTTTTGGCATCTGCGGCGGCGCCCCCATGCCGCCCTCCTACGTCGAGATGGCGCGCGAGCTGGGCCTTGATCTCTTGCAAGGCTACGGGATGACCGAAGCCGGCCCGATGGTCACGCTGATGCCCCCGGGCATCCTCGGCGTCAGCGATCCTCGACAAGCCTCAGCCGGCGTCCCTCCTGCCGATGTCGAAGTCTGGATCGAAGACCCTCAAGGCAATCGACTCGCCACGGGTCACTCCGGGCAGATTGTGGTGCGTGGCCCCCAACTCGCCAGCGCCTATCTGGGTGACGCGCACGGCACGACGCAGTCCTTTCGCGACGGCGACTACCTCACCGGCGACTTCGGTCACCTCGACGACGAGGGCTTTCTCTATGTGGAAGGACGCCTCGACGATGTCATCATTAGCGGCGGCGAAAACGTCGCGCCCGCCGAAGTCGAAGCGCTACTGGTGGAACATCCCGACATCGCTCAGGCCGCCGTGCTGGGTATCGATGACAGCCACTGGGGACAACGCGTCGTAGCGATCCTCCATCCTGCGAACGTCTCGCAGCCGCCCGAATCGTCATCCATCATCGACCACCTGCGCCCGCAACTCGCCGGGTACAAGCTCCCTCGCGACCTTCGGTTTACCGACACCCTGCCCCTGACCCCGGCCGGAAAAGTCGACCGCCGCGCCCTTCTGGATCTCTGGCAAAAGCTCGCTACCCTTCCCTGA
- a CDS encoding metal-sensitive transcriptional regulator, translating into MMSPDTKEKVEARLKRVAGQMSGIQKMVEDDRYCVDVLMQISAARAALAKVSKMLLESHIQTCVTGAFESDDEDDRAAKIAELVRVFEKNCSC; encoded by the coding sequence ATGATGAGCCCTGACACGAAAGAGAAGGTCGAAGCCCGCCTCAAGCGGGTCGCCGGGCAGATGTCCGGCATCCAGAAGATGGTCGAGGACGACCGCTACTGCGTCGACGTGCTGATGCAGATCTCTGCGGCCCGCGCCGCCCTGGCGAAGGTCAGCAAGATGCTGCTCGAGTCCCACATTCAGACCTGCGTCACCGGCGCGTTCGAGAGCGACGACGAGGACGACCGGGCAGCGAAGATCGCGGAGCTCGTTCGGGTCTTCGAAAAGAACTGCAGCTGCTGA
- a CDS encoding heavy metal translocating P-type ATPase — translation MSHEHHHDHEHGGCHHDHKHGDGDGAALRDPVCGMKVTEDSKHRHEHDGETYRFCSGRCREKFATDPDRYLNPDDHEADAAPAGTVFTCPMHPEVEQIGPGDCPKCGMALEAKGVPVLATKTEWTCPMHPEIVRDEPGDCPICGMALEPRTVTLDEEEDNPELRDMTRRFWFAAALSLPLVAIVMIDMLPSQPISSVLPGRTRAFIELALATPVCLWSAWPFYVRAVRSVKNMSLNMFTLIGLGVSVAYVYSLIATLLPGIFPDSFRGHGGEVAVYFEAAGVIVTLILLGQVLELKARSQTSAAIKKLLGMAAKTARLIRDDGSEEDVPLDQVREGDRLRVRPGEKVPVDGEVLEGTSHVDESMVTGEPIPVEKGPGAKVIGATVNGTGGLVMRAKKVGAETLLSRIVTMVAEAQRSRAPIQKLADVVSSYFVPAVIITAIVTFIVWALVGPEPPMAYALINAVAVLIIACPCALGLATPMSIMVATGKGASLGVLFKNAEAIEVLRKVDTLVVDKTGTLTEGRPALVAVEPADGMDEAELLRLAAALERGSEHPLAEAIVRGAEERGHELPKADDFGSVTGKGVRGTVDGHDVALGNLAMMAEVGVDPGPLSQRAEALRGEGQTVMFVAVDGSLAGIIGVADPIKESTPEAIAALHEEGLHVVMLTGDSETTARAVAAKLGIDEVIAGVLPDEKAAKVESLQGEGRVVAMAGDGINDAPALALADVGIAMGTGTDVAMESAGVTLVKGDLRGIVRARKLSRQTMANIRQNLFFAFAYNTAGVPIAAGVLYPFFGILLSPMFAAAAMSLSSVSVIGNALRLRRSNL, via the coding sequence ATGAGCCACGAACACCATCACGACCACGAACACGGCGGCTGCCACCACGATCACAAGCATGGCGACGGTGACGGCGCTGCGCTCCGAGATCCCGTCTGCGGGATGAAGGTCACCGAGGACAGCAAACACCGACACGAGCACGACGGCGAGACGTACCGCTTCTGCTCGGGACGCTGCCGAGAGAAGTTCGCCACCGACCCCGACCGCTACCTCAACCCGGACGACCACGAGGCCGACGCGGCACCTGCGGGCACGGTGTTTACCTGCCCGATGCACCCCGAGGTCGAGCAGATCGGCCCGGGCGACTGTCCGAAGTGCGGGATGGCGCTGGAGGCCAAGGGCGTGCCGGTGCTGGCGACGAAGACGGAGTGGACCTGCCCGATGCACCCCGAGATTGTTCGGGACGAGCCGGGTGACTGCCCGATCTGCGGCATGGCCCTCGAGCCGCGCACGGTGACGCTCGACGAGGAAGAGGACAACCCGGAGCTGCGCGACATGACGCGACGCTTCTGGTTCGCCGCCGCACTCTCGCTGCCGCTCGTGGCCATCGTCATGATCGACATGCTCCCGAGCCAGCCGATCTCCAGCGTCCTGCCCGGACGAACACGGGCGTTCATCGAGCTGGCGCTCGCCACCCCGGTCTGTCTCTGGTCGGCGTGGCCCTTCTACGTGCGCGCGGTTCGCTCGGTGAAGAACATGAGCCTCAACATGTTCACGCTGATCGGGCTCGGCGTCAGCGTCGCCTACGTCTATAGCCTCATCGCCACGCTCCTTCCAGGCATCTTCCCCGACTCGTTCCGCGGTCACGGCGGCGAGGTCGCCGTGTACTTCGAGGCGGCTGGCGTCATCGTGACGCTGATCCTGCTCGGCCAGGTCCTCGAGCTAAAGGCCCGAAGTCAGACCAGCGCCGCCATCAAGAAGCTGCTCGGCATGGCCGCGAAGACGGCTCGGCTCATTCGCGACGACGGCAGCGAGGAGGACGTCCCCCTCGACCAGGTGCGCGAAGGCGATCGTCTGCGCGTCCGCCCAGGCGAGAAGGTGCCCGTCGACGGCGAGGTGCTCGAGGGCACCAGCCACGTGGACGAGTCCATGGTGACCGGCGAGCCCATCCCGGTCGAGAAGGGCCCCGGCGCCAAGGTCATCGGGGCCACGGTCAACGGCACCGGGGGGCTGGTGATGCGCGCCAAGAAGGTCGGCGCCGAGACGCTGCTCTCTCGGATCGTGACCATGGTCGCCGAGGCGCAACGGAGCCGCGCGCCCATCCAGAAGCTGGCCGACGTCGTGTCGTCCTATTTCGTACCTGCGGTCATCATCACGGCCATCGTGACCTTCATCGTGTGGGCGCTCGTTGGCCCGGAGCCCCCGATGGCCTACGCCCTCATCAACGCGGTTGCGGTGCTGATCATCGCGTGCCCTTGCGCCCTCGGTCTGGCCACGCCGATGTCGATCATGGTGGCGACGGGCAAGGGCGCATCGCTTGGGGTGCTCTTCAAGAACGCCGAAGCGATCGAGGTGCTGCGGAAGGTCGACACGCTGGTCGTCGACAAGACGGGGACGCTGACCGAAGGCCGGCCTGCGCTGGTCGCGGTCGAACCCGCGGACGGCATGGATGAGGCGGAGCTGCTGCGTCTGGCCGCCGCCCTCGAGCGCGGCAGTGAGCATCCGCTGGCCGAGGCCATCGTCCGGGGTGCTGAGGAGCGCGGGCACGAGCTGCCCAAGGCCGACGACTTCGGCTCGGTGACGGGCAAAGGCGTACGCGGCACCGTCGACGGACACGACGTCGCGCTCGGCAACCTCGCGATGATGGCTGAAGTTGGGGTGGACCCAGGGCCGCTATCGCAGCGTGCCGAGGCGCTCCGGGGTGAAGGGCAGACGGTGATGTTCGTCGCCGTCGACGGCTCGCTCGCCGGCATCATCGGCGTGGCCGATCCCATCAAGGAGAGCACGCCAGAGGCCATCGCGGCGCTCCACGAGGAGGGGCTCCACGTGGTCATGCTCACCGGCGATAGCGAGACAACGGCCCGCGCGGTCGCCGCCAAGCTGGGCATCGATGAGGTCATCGCGGGTGTGCTTCCCGACGAAAAGGCGGCCAAGGTAGAGTCGCTGCAGGGCGAGGGCCGGGTTGTCGCCATGGCCGGCGACGGGATCAACGACGCGCCGGCGCTCGCGCTCGCCGACGTGGGCATCGCGATGGGCACCGGCACCGACGTCGCGATGGAGAGCGCGGGCGTGACGCTCGTCAAGGGCGACCTCCGCGGGATTGTCCGCGCACGCAAGCTGTCTCGACAGACGATGGCGAACATCCGCCAGAACCTCTTCTTCGCCTTCGCCTACAACACGGCCGGCGTGCCCATCGCCGCCGGGGTGCTCTACCCGTTCTTCGGGATCCTGCTCTCGCCGATGTTCGCGGCCGCCGCGATGAGCTTGAGCTCGGTTTCCGTGATTGGCAACGCGCTCCGTCTGAGAAGGTCAAACCTATGA
- a CDS encoding APC family permease, which produces MTDRSAKYEKGSLSLIATVAMGTGVMIGAGIFALTGQVAELAGGLFPAAFIIAAIISGFSAYSYIKVAGAHPSAGGIAMILKKAYGPSTVTGAASLLMALSMVINESLVARTFGAYTLRLFPGEVPDFWVPVLAVGLIAVAFGVNVAGNKVIGTVSNVSAFLKIGGLLVFAAIAVAASGVDLQIQPWPPSGDPAAPDFIGAIALAILAFKGFTTITNSGDEIVEPEKNIGRAIVISLAICLVVYLAVCFAVASSLSLEELIRAKDYALAEAARPAIGGYGTTFTVIIAIIATASGLLASVFAVSRMLAMLTDMNLIPHSHFGMPGDIQKHTLVYTVVIAAALAALFDLSRIASMGAIFYLVMDMAIHWGVLRHLRAEVEASAPVLVTAIVLDALALAAFLFVKGSSDPLIVGVSLSGIAIVFAFERFFLRRVRGQGSEDGHTQQHNEDHDS; this is translated from the coding sequence ATGACGGATCGATCCGCCAAGTACGAGAAGGGAAGCCTGAGCCTCATCGCTACGGTCGCGATGGGCACCGGCGTGATGATCGGCGCCGGGATCTTTGCGCTGACCGGGCAAGTGGCCGAACTCGCCGGCGGGCTCTTCCCCGCAGCGTTCATCATCGCCGCGATCATCAGCGGCTTCAGCGCCTACAGCTACATCAAGGTGGCGGGCGCCCATCCGTCGGCCGGCGGCATCGCCATGATCCTGAAGAAGGCCTACGGGCCCTCGACGGTGACGGGGGCGGCGTCGTTGCTGATGGCCCTGTCCATGGTCATCAACGAGAGTCTCGTCGCCCGGACGTTCGGCGCCTATACGCTTCGGCTCTTCCCAGGCGAGGTGCCAGACTTTTGGGTGCCCGTCCTCGCGGTGGGCCTGATCGCCGTCGCGTTCGGGGTGAACGTCGCGGGGAACAAGGTCATCGGGACCGTCTCCAACGTGAGCGCATTCTTGAAGATCGGTGGGTTGCTCGTGTTCGCCGCAATCGCGGTCGCAGCCTCCGGCGTCGATCTTCAGATCCAGCCATGGCCACCATCCGGCGATCCGGCGGCGCCCGACTTCATCGGCGCGATCGCACTCGCCATCCTGGCGTTCAAAGGCTTCACGACCATTACCAACAGCGGAGACGAGATCGTCGAGCCCGAGAAGAACATCGGTCGAGCCATCGTCATCTCGCTCGCGATCTGCCTGGTCGTGTATCTTGCGGTCTGTTTCGCCGTCGCCTCCAGCCTATCCCTCGAGGAGTTGATCCGGGCGAAGGACTACGCCCTCGCTGAGGCTGCGCGTCCCGCCATCGGCGGGTACGGGACCACCTTCACCGTCATCATCGCGATCATCGCGACGGCATCGGGGCTTCTGGCGAGCGTCTTCGCAGTCTCCCGGATGCTCGCGATGTTGACTGACATGAACCTCATCCCGCACAGCCACTTCGGGATGCCTGGTGACATTCAGAAACACACACTGGTGTACACCGTGGTCATCGCCGCCGCGCTGGCCGCGCTCTTCGACCTGTCCAGGATCGCGTCGATGGGGGCGATCTTCTACCTCGTGATGGACATGGCGATTCACTGGGGCGTGCTGCGTCATCTCCGCGCCGAGGTCGAGGCGAGTGCCCCCGTGCTGGTCACTGCCATCGTGCTCGACGCCCTCGCCCTCGCCGCGTTCCTCTTCGTCAAAGGTTCGTCCGATCCCTTGATCGTGGGCGTGAGCCTCAGTGGTATCGCAATCGTGTTCGCGTTCGAACGGTTCTTCTTGCGACGCGTTCGAGGCCAGGGATCCGAGGACGGCCACACCCAACAACACAATGAAGACCATGACTCTTAA
- a CDS encoding multicopper oxidase family protein — translation MVLQRLERELSAAYPVDAPEPTSTREFELRAAPGTTQQFDGRLLDVWAYNGQVPGPVLRVRLGEEVVVRLQNDLPQPTTIHWHGVRVPNAMDGVPGVTQDPIPPGGSFTYRFVPKDAGTFWFHPHVRGAEQVERGLYGVLIVDDAETLPYSRDEVWVLDDWRLSSDGQVDPRFVTRHDLAHDGRWGQMVTVNGDAAQQLTVRPGERIRLRLVNTSNGRVYRPDFGSLEARVIAVDGMYTARPLPLDGFELAPGNRLDLDITIPADGSGRNYAITDRFTRRPFTLATIRADGEPVSTPTFEAPSNPNVPGWDGAVERPVDVTYVLNAQRGGEHGIQWTINGRPWGEHEVTELDGGRWVRVRFQNDSARLHPMHIHGQFFKVIARNGQPVDAPYFRDTVLLRGRETIDVGMVPIDWGRWMMHCHILEHAESGMMTEVRVGE, via the coding sequence GTGGTTCTACAGAGACTGGAGCGAGAACTGTCGGCGGCATACCCGGTTGACGCGCCCGAGCCGACCTCGACGCGAGAGTTCGAGCTGCGCGCTGCGCCCGGAACGACCCAGCAGTTCGACGGGCGGCTGCTCGATGTCTGGGCCTACAACGGCCAGGTGCCAGGGCCCGTCCTGCGCGTTCGCCTCGGCGAAGAGGTCGTTGTACGCCTTCAGAACGACCTCCCGCAGCCAACGACGATCCACTGGCACGGTGTGCGCGTGCCCAACGCGATGGACGGCGTCCCCGGCGTAACCCAAGACCCGATCCCGCCGGGCGGTTCCTTCACCTACCGCTTCGTCCCCAAGGACGCGGGGACCTTCTGGTTCCATCCGCATGTCCGCGGCGCCGAGCAGGTCGAACGGGGTCTCTATGGCGTCCTGATCGTCGATGACGCCGAGACGCTGCCCTACAGCCGCGACGAGGTCTGGGTGCTCGACGACTGGCGGCTGAGCTCGGATGGGCAGGTCGATCCTCGCTTCGTGACCCGGCACGACCTCGCGCACGATGGTCGGTGGGGGCAGATGGTCACGGTGAACGGTGACGCTGCGCAGCAGCTCACTGTTCGGCCCGGCGAGCGAATCCGGCTGCGTCTGGTGAACACCTCGAACGGCCGCGTGTATCGCCCGGACTTCGGCAGCCTCGAGGCCCGCGTCATCGCCGTCGACGGCATGTACACAGCCCGTCCTCTCCCGCTTGATGGCTTCGAGCTCGCGCCAGGCAACCGACTTGACCTCGACATCACCATCCCGGCCGATGGATCCGGCCGGAACTACGCGATCACCGACCGCTTCACCCGCCGACCGTTCACGCTGGCTACCATCCGAGCCGACGGTGAGCCCGTGTCCACCCCCACGTTCGAGGCGCCATCGAACCCGAACGTGCCGGGATGGGACGGCGCCGTCGAGCGCCCAGTGGACGTGACCTACGTGTTGAACGCCCAGCGTGGGGGCGAGCATGGAATCCAGTGGACGATCAACGGGCGCCCCTGGGGCGAACACGAGGTGACCGAGCTCGACGGTGGACGCTGGGTCCGCGTCCGCTTCCAGAACGACTCGGCGAGGCTCCACCCGATGCACATCCACGGGCAGTTCTTCAAGGTCATCGCGCGCAACGGGCAGCCCGTGGACGCACCCTACTTCCGCGACACCGTGTTGCTCCGTGGGCGCGAGACCATCGACGTGGGCATGGTGCCGATCGACTGGGGCCGGTGGATGATGCACTGCCACATCCTCGAACACGCCGAGTCCGGGATGATGACAGAGGTGCGGGTCGGCGAGTGA
- a CDS encoding MerR family transcriptional regulator has translation MTTLTIGKVAKAAGLGVETVRFYERQGLIAEPARSDSGYRQYGPETIRRLQFIVRAKALGFTLQEIGDLLDLRATPGAGCADVQARAEAKIADIEERITQLDAMKRALGELVVQCRGEGPLSDCPILDALDEEAP, from the coding sequence ATGACCACGCTGACGATCGGAAAAGTCGCAAAAGCCGCCGGCCTCGGAGTCGAGACGGTCCGCTTCTACGAGCGCCAGGGGCTCATCGCCGAGCCCGCCCGTTCCGATTCGGGCTACCGCCAGTATGGCCCCGAGACGATCCGGCGGCTCCAGTTCATCGTCCGCGCGAAGGCGCTGGGCTTCACCCTGCAGGAGATCGGTGACCTCCTCGACCTGCGGGCGACGCCGGGAGCGGGTTGCGCCGATGTGCAGGCGCGCGCCGAGGCGAAGATTGCCGACATCGAGGAGCGCATCACCCAGCTCGACGCGATGAAGCGCGCCCTCGGTGAGCTCGTCGTCCAGTGCCGCGGCGAAGGTCCACTCAGCGACTGCCCGATCCTCGACGCCCTCGATGAGGAGGCGCCATGA
- a CDS encoding mercuric transporter MerT family protein: protein MKLCPRCESKGRTIKPVTLEAQVVPARLDQLGEHDGWRLCTSESCEVVYFRDDEVVVLGETRGVPFHKSEDPQRLVCFCFEHSVADVEADVAENGTSTIQVSIKAECKAGRDDCERKNPQGRCCLGNVGQVVKRAAPDDADGGGAGCCGDKAAENEAESCCAPKTTASEASSATDDTTARSGLLASGGALVAAVLSSACCWLPFAAIGLGASSAGVGAFFEAWRVPLLLATVALLGSGFYLVYRKPRCAPGEACEVPNPRLQRFNRGMLWLTTVFVAVFAFFPEYVGAFTGGGGEVAEAAPTQTTVRYQVEGMTCAGCEGHAREAIEALPGVASVAVSYRDGSAEVVWSGQPNDAAVADAVAEFGYSATPLR, encoded by the coding sequence ATGAAGCTCTGCCCCCGATGCGAGTCCAAGGGCCGAACGATCAAGCCCGTGACGTTGGAGGCCCAGGTCGTGCCCGCGCGTCTCGACCAACTCGGCGAACATGACGGCTGGCGCCTGTGCACCTCGGAGTCGTGCGAGGTCGTGTACTTCCGCGACGACGAGGTGGTCGTCCTCGGCGAGACACGTGGCGTCCCCTTCCACAAGAGCGAGGACCCGCAGCGCCTCGTGTGCTTCTGCTTCGAGCACTCGGTCGCCGACGTCGAGGCCGACGTCGCGGAGAACGGGACGTCCACGATCCAGGTGTCCATCAAGGCCGAATGCAAAGCGGGCCGCGACGATTGCGAGCGGAAGAACCCGCAGGGGCGCTGTTGCCTCGGCAACGTCGGCCAGGTGGTGAAGCGAGCCGCCCCCGACGACGCAGATGGTGGCGGTGCCGGCTGTTGCGGAGACAAGGCCGCGGAGAATGAGGCCGAGTCGTGTTGCGCGCCAAAGACCACCGCGTCCGAAGCCTCGTCGGCAACGGACGACACGACCGCGCGGTCGGGCCTGCTTGCGTCCGGCGGCGCGCTCGTCGCCGCCGTCCTCTCCTCGGCGTGTTGTTGGCTACCGTTCGCCGCGATTGGCCTCGGCGCGTCGTCGGCCGGCGTCGGCGCGTTCTTCGAGGCGTGGCGCGTGCCGCTCTTGCTCGCGACCGTCGCGCTCCTCGGGTCGGGCTTCTACCTCGTGTACCGCAAGCCACGCTGCGCCCCAGGCGAGGCGTGCGAGGTCCCCAACCCCCGCCTGCAGCGGTTCAACCGCGGGATGCTCTGGCTGACGACGGTCTTCGTGGCCGTGTTCGCGTTCTTCCCGGAGTACGTCGGAGCCTTCACCGGCGGCGGCGGCGAGGTAGCCGAAGCCGCGCCGACGCAGACGACAGTGCGCTACCAGGTCGAGGGCATGACCTGCGCCGGCTGCGAGGGACACGCGCGCGAGGCCATCGAGGCGCTCCCGGGGGTGGCGTCGGTGGCGGTGTCCTACCGCGACGGCAGCGCCGAGGTCGTGTGGAGCGGGCAGCCGAACGACGCAGCGGTGGCGGACGCCGTTGCCGAGTTCGGGTACAGCGCCACCCCGCTCCGTTGA
- a CDS encoding cation transporter: protein MNQTTFHIKDMDCSSEEQLIRMRLEGMEGISGLEFDLTQRRLDVFHDGSPSAIADVLAPLNLGARQVEHREDVEMPTGDDDASNRGPLMWALAINSTLFVGELAAGLLSGSMGLVADSLDMLADAFVYALSLAAVGGSLVRKRRLAAWSGYLQGGLALLGLAEVVRRFVAPMGAPDVGSMIVVSLVALAANVATLLILRRTKRGEAHIEASWIFTSNDIMVNALVILAGLLVWWSSSQVPDLIAGGLIFLIVANGARRILALSKGSSGR, encoded by the coding sequence GTGAACCAGACAACCTTTCACATCAAGGACATGGACTGCTCGTCGGAGGAGCAGCTGATCCGGATGCGCCTGGAGGGCATGGAAGGCATTTCCGGGCTGGAGTTCGATCTCACCCAGCGACGGCTCGACGTGTTCCACGACGGCTCGCCCTCCGCGATCGCCGACGTCCTTGCGCCTCTAAATCTCGGTGCGCGCCAGGTGGAGCACCGAGAGGATGTCGAGATGCCCACGGGGGATGACGATGCATCCAACCGCGGGCCCCTGATGTGGGCGCTTGCGATCAACTCCACGCTCTTCGTCGGTGAGCTCGCTGCGGGCCTCCTATCAGGATCGATGGGCCTGGTCGCGGACTCCTTGGACATGTTGGCCGACGCGTTCGTCTACGCGCTCAGCCTCGCCGCTGTTGGCGGGAGCCTCGTACGCAAGCGGCGACTCGCCGCCTGGAGCGGCTACCTTCAGGGAGGGCTGGCGTTGCTCGGTCTCGCCGAGGTCGTGCGGCGCTTCGTAGCGCCGATGGGCGCGCCGGACGTAGGGTCGATGATCGTGGTCTCCTTGGTGGCCCTCGCTGCCAATGTGGCGACCCTGCTCATCCTGCGCCGCACCAAGCGGGGTGAGGCCCACATCGAGGCCAGCTGGATCTTCACCTCCAACGACATCATGGTGAACGCCCTCGTCATCCTCGCGGGACTCCTCGTCTGGTGGTCGTCGTCGCAGGTGCCCGATCTCATCGCCGGCGGGTTGATCTTCCTGATCGTTGCGAACGGCGCTCGCCGAATCCTCGCGTTGTCGAAGGGGTCATCGGGGAGGTGA
- a CDS encoding cation diffusion facilitator family transporter: MSEAHVWDRLAGRYDSIARLFDASYGQVRERLARDLPAGGRVLELAAGTGQFTAALAIQADQLLATDISPEMVARLRERVRETQLQNVDCAVMSAYELDAPDGTFDGVFCANALRPRRARAIDLGRGLRGGCCRAAARAHPAWLRRRSLGDTMSHGHDHAGHDHGGPTPERALWVAVILNAAFLILEAAVGFWTNSLALLSDAGHMVSDVGALAGAMLHLLSDALGSVAAIVSAIAVGYFGAKLADPVASLVIALLILVGSWPLLRDTVRILLQRAPAGLDVQAAQAAVLKHPAVESVNDFHVWALDDGQPVLSAVLTVAVKDLIAATRVGDELRATLKEHFGVEHSTFECRHRNSDSIANYQTKPEEAP, translated from the coding sequence ATGAGTGAAGCACACGTGTGGGATCGCCTCGCCGGTCGCTACGACTCCATCGCGCGTCTCTTCGACGCGAGCTACGGCCAGGTTCGTGAGCGGCTGGCCCGCGATCTACCCGCCGGCGGGCGGGTGTTGGAGCTCGCGGCTGGCACCGGACAGTTCACGGCAGCGTTGGCCATCCAGGCGGACCAGCTCCTCGCGACCGACATCTCGCCGGAGATGGTGGCTCGGCTCCGAGAAAGAGTAAGAGAAACGCAACTGCAAAACGTCGACTGCGCGGTCATGAGCGCGTACGAGCTAGACGCGCCGGATGGGACCTTCGATGGTGTGTTCTGCGCCAACGCGCTTCGACCTCGCAGAGCTCGAGCGATCGATCTCGGCCGCGGGCTTCGAGGTGGCTGTTGCAGAGCGGCTGCCAGGGCTCATCCCGCTTGGCTACGTCGTCGCTCACTCGGAGACACCATGAGCCACGGACACGACCACGCGGGGCACGACCACGGCGGCCCGACGCCCGAGCGTGCGCTGTGGGTGGCGGTGATCCTGAACGCGGCCTTCCTCATCCTCGAGGCGGCGGTTGGTTTCTGGACGAACTCACTCGCGCTGTTGTCTGACGCTGGACACATGGTGTCCGACGTCGGGGCGCTCGCCGGCGCGATGCTCCACTTGCTGTCTGACGCGCTGGGGTCGGTCGCCGCGATCGTCTCGGCCATCGCGGTCGGCTACTTCGGAGCAAAGCTGGCCGATCCCGTGGCAAGCCTGGTTATCGCGCTTCTGATCCTCGTCGGGAGCTGGCCGCTGCTGCGCGACACCGTCCGTATCCTCCTGCAACGAGCACCGGCGGGCCTGGATGTGCAGGCTGCCCAAGCCGCCGTCCTCAAGCATCCGGCCGTGGAATCTGTGAACGACTTCCACGTGTGGGCACTCGACGACGGGCAGCCGGTGCTCAGCGCCGTTCTGACGGTCGCCGTTAAAGACCTGATCGCGGCGACAAGGGTCGGTGACGAGCTGCGCGCGACACTCAAAGAGCATTTCGGGGTCGAGCACTCCACTTTCGAGTGTCGCCACAGGAACTCAGACTCAATAGCAAACTACCAAACCAAACCAGAGGAAGCGCCGTGA